The Pyrus communis chromosome 5, drPyrComm1.1, whole genome shotgun sequence region aattgtagctatagtccctcaactttaactcaattgaagtaatggtcccttaactaaaaattcattaccattagtCCCTCAACTCATTAAAACGTGCAGCCATGGtttctcaactaaaaatatattaccattggtccatcaactcatcaaaacgtacGGTTATGGTCCTTCAActaaaattcattaccattggtccctcaactcatcaaaatgtgtagctatggtcccttaactaaaaatcaattacaattggtctctcaactttaattcaactgaagaaatggtctctcaactttaaccaatggtctcttaactttaacctaattggagcaatggtccctcaactttaactcaattgtagcaatgacccttccaacataactcattttgaaaaaattctgacgaaattgacgaaaatgaccaatctacacgttttgatgagttgaaggatctcaattgtagcaatggtcattccaacataacttattttgacaaaattctaatgaAGTCggcgaaaatgaccatagctacacattttgatgagttgatggaccaatggtaatgaatttttagttgaaggatcattactctaatttaattaaagttcatagaccattactacaatttactctttggGTATCGTCGACTTGATATACAAAAAGAGTGATGCGACACCTATGGCCTACAAAACTAGCATTTCACTTTGAAGACGACTTGTTACAATTATTCAACAAAGTTTGTTTGAGAGTTTATTCCAAATTTAGGAGCCTAGCAAAGTAATAATACTATGATCAATCAGCTAAGAGCATCTTTAAAGctaatgtcaaattttaaatataaaattcaaatttgaaagtttatgtggcactttaattttttttcttttggttctccatccaatatatcaaatttaaactattatctATTATACTAGCacatgggcacacacaaagtgtatgagaaatttttttttttttgtttttgaaatagaaggagagaggaagagagtgatagagaatatggaagtgagaaattttatttatttatttataattagatATATGTTAGGATTGCATGTAGGTgaggtttaaaaaaataaaaacagcaaaatttggttgtgtaaaattacatttctgcctcatatttcttattcatattctGTTTTAATCAGAGGGTTAAACcggtaatttcataggattttggttaacaaagagtgttttattaattagtagagattatttacttttcccaattgttataaatatttttagaacaaaaaagaaattataaaatcCATTTATTGATCACTAAAAATAGATTTGAAATTGTTATCATAGTACCACATAGGAATTTgcacttttatttttatacagttATAGCTGGTGTgaacttttttatttcttcttttgaagATGCTTTAATGGGAGAGCGAAATTTAAAATGTCACTGTGGCACTATTTTACAGAATAAAAATATCATCAAGTACTCTTTAATTTTTTGACGCAATAATACATAATTATATCGCAATATCATCATTGTAATACTGAAAACTCGAATCATAACAAATGCTAATATTTATCTtcatttttaaatgaaaaattttaagttcGATTATCACTAAAAGTGAATTTAAATTACATTACTACTAACATGTTATGAGGCATAGACAACTCTCTCATCCTTATAATGTGAATAATATCTTTcgttcgtaaaaaaaaaaaaaatgacaaaacaacaaaaaacacaatGAGGAATAGTATGAAACCGACGTCGGATGCCCAATTATGTCGCAAAGCCGAAAAGATCTTAGATCACCGACGTCGACGGGTGCAGACTTTTCTGGCGGCACGGGGAACAAGACAAGGGCAGGTCGGTCATTTGACAAAAAGCAGACGGTGCCTTTTGCCGTTAATAATTGCGTGGCGTGGGCACGTGGGCCCCACTTATCCAAGTCGCGCTAATGATAACCCGAGGTGCGCACCGCAGTGGCAGACAGACTGGACGGTTCGCCAACGGCTGTCAGTTCCGTAATTTCTCGCAACTTCCGGGGTCTGTTTCGTTTCCGAGTTACCCCTCCGCCCGCGAAAATTACCTTACGAACCCGGTTTCTGAGATTTTTTGTTAAACACACCCACCCGCAGAGAAGcagactttctctctctagacactttctctctctaaagttGAAGAATTTGGACCAGTTTAGAGcgagaaaggaaaagaaaaggaaaggaaagagaaaagCAATTGAGCAAATCGAGACGAGAGAATATTCAAATCGTGAGGCAGCGAAAAGTGGTGTGCTTTTGttcgaattgaattgaattgctTCGTTTCAGAGAGGATTAGGGTTTGTCATTTGAATTGGGAGGAAGGAGGGAGGGGGAGTTTTGGgttagggatttagggtttttggtgaAGAATTTGGAGAAGATGGCGGAGGTGGTGCTGCATATATACGATGTGACGAATAGTGGATCGGACAAGACGAATAGCACCATTCTGCAGATCAACAAGATCTTCAAAGACGGTATCGGCCTCGGCGGCATCTTCCACAGCGCCGTTCAGGTTCGTTCTCTCTCGTCTTTCTCGTGTACTCGCGCTTGCTCGTGTATGAATGTATGTAATCTGAAGTTAGATATGTAAATTTTGTATTGCTAGTGTAATTTTGGAGTGCTGTGAATTTGGAAGAGAGATCTTGGTTTTCTTAGGCAATTGGAAATTTTCACTTTGAttctgtgtgtgtatatgttaATTGATTATAGAAATGGCGTGTTGATTATTTGTTGCTAATTAGGTACTACATTTCTTGATAAGTTGTTTATCTTGATGGAGATTTTGATCTGAATAGTGAAAATTTTCGCAAAATTTAGTTATATTTCTATTGGATTCTTGGTATCTAAGTACAGATGGGTTATTGAGTTTGCCTTTATTATTGTGTTTGCGATTTATCAGTTTTGAAATTTACTGCTTATGAGTTTGCCTTAGTAGATGTTTTGTGGTATGATGGAAGTGCGTTATTGTTGAATTTCATGGTCAGCCAAGAAGCTCTCTTTTACGAAGAATGACTAAAGTTTGGTTCTTTGTTTTGTTACATAAGACCTTTTAACTGCGAAAATTAACACATTTGTATGTAGTTCCGTTTAATTACTTATTTTCATATGGTGTCTTCTTTATCAGCAGAAAGTTCTGATCAAAATTGTTTATGCTTCATTTGACAGGTTTATGGTGAGGATGAATGGTCATTTGGGTATTGTGAACAAGGATCTGGTGTGTTTAGTTGCCCTTCTGGAAAAAATCCAATGTACACATATCGTGAAAGCATCGTCCTTGGGACAACAGATTGTTCGATCTTCAAGGTTAACCAAATCTTGAGGGAACTCAGTAGAGAGTGGCCTGGGTATTCGTATGACCTGTTAGCAAAAAACTGCAATCACTTTTGTGATGAGCTTTGTGAAAGGCTTGGGGTGCCAAAGCTTCCAGGTAACTTTGTGAGATCGTAGGGTTTACTGGCTATACTAAAGATTTATATGCTATGCAACTGAGTGTACTTGACCAACTATGTACAATGGTCAGTGATTTGTTCCTGTTTCATATATGGTGTATGTTATGTTGAGATATTTTAATTGTGTTATTGTTGCTTCCTTTTGTTTGGTGACTTTGCTCTTGATGTGCAAGTTTTGTTGGTCTTAATTTTGGTCAACttacaaaattgataaaaatgtTATGGTTACAAACTTGATGAGAAGCTTAAGCTTTTTCTTAAGAATAAAAGAACTGTGCCTCTGAATTTGAAAATGTAGTCTTGTAAATAGATACATGGCATGTGTTCTTATAGCTTCTTTTACAGGTTGGGTTAATCGTTTTGCGCATGCTGGTGATGCTGCTATGGAAGTTGCAGGAAACACTGCAGTACGGGTGAGTTACTTTCAGAATGCATAACTTGTATAACCTTTTAgaataacttttcttttggagTCATTTTTGCTTATTGAAGTCTGTCATTGTCAGTTGATTGGATCTTCTTCTGTAGAAGTATTAGTTTTGTTTCACAATCCTTATTATTACCATGGTATACATGATTCGGCTGCATTTCTAATATGCTAAATATCATATTTACGTGAACGTTTTATCATCAATGGAAAGGGTAATTTACAGCATAATTATCTGAAACATATCCAAGAGTCCCATGAACATACTATCATTACGGATGTGTTTAATTGAAGTTACCTACAGTCTTAGCACGGCCTACTTCTTTGTCATCCTCTTTGCCTTGTGCTTACAGTTCACTTTACTTCGATAATACTTTGGCGAGTTATATGAGATGTGGATAACCATGCTTGCTTGACTTTGCCTCCAATCTTTCTGTTCGGCATTCAACTCATTGTTGGTGTGGCTTTAATAATAGTTTGCATAATCAAATGAAATTTGGTTACCTGTTACCAtggtttacaataatttcttaATACTTTTGGTTGCTTCAGTGCTTACATGTCTGATAGTTTTCTTGGGTTGTTGCAGTTTAGACAAGCGAAGACAGAGATTGTTACAGCTAGCAAAGTAGCATATCGTTTCCTTGTGGGTGTTACTAATAACGCCACAGCTTCTCCCGAGTCTGCAGGAAATTCAAACAGAGGTGCTCCTAGATTTCAAGCAGCTTGGTTTAAAAACCTAATCACCACAGGAGCAAAGCCATCTAGTAGTTCAGATCTCGAGACCAAGGAAGAAGATGCACTCCGGCAGCACCAGCAACCAGACGCAGAGCCGCCGCTGCAGCAGAATTCTAGGACATGGCAAAGTATGTAATTCCAAGGACACTTTGCCAATGTGCACTAGTCAAATCCAAGCAAGGGCCTTCGACGAGTCCCCTCGTCGTGTACCAATGAAAagatttcttttgtttgttgaacAGAATTATGACCCATTCATGTCCCCAAAGAACTGGAATATATTCATTAGATTGCTCAGCTTGTAGTTGGTTTCATTACATGATTTGATATATAGCTGAGTTTTCAAGAGAGTTAGGGAAGCTCTGATATGGTATTTGTTGAATGGTTAATTGTGCATATAAAATGATTTTCGCACACCCTTTTCTCATCGGCCGCAAAATGCGGTTGATCAGCTGTATATTATCAGAGCCCTCTGTAGTGTGACTAGTTTTACGTAAATGATCTTATTTACTCGGAACATTCCTTTGAATTTGTTAGGGTATCCAATCTAATTCACTCTGAAACACCGATGGTTCGCTTGGTGCCTATGAGTGGATTGAATAATATAGTTTGGCGTATTTATTTGAGGTACGTCTTAGAAACGAAGAACATACATGGTAAGATGTAACACAAAATCAACAAGTTACTGGTAGACCGGCATAAATCACAATAATTTCATACCAGAAAAGATCTTAACATTATTGAAACCACATTAGTTTTGATACAATCCACAAAAAAATATCGGAAAGATGAGTCAGCTGATGCCTCAAGGTCATGAAATGTCACTGCACGTAAAAATATAGCAGCCCTCGACgggaaaacagaagaagaaaacacaagAGCATGACATTGCAACATTCTTCAAGCCGAAGAAGATACGCGTGTTTATGATAAACACCTAGTACACATCCACGAAGTTATATACATAACCCTGTTAACGAAATACAGCTGAGGGCTCTTCCAGTAACATGGCAGCTTGACTGAAATGTCCATCTACCGTCTTAGCATTCCATCGAGCACTAGCGTGCCTTCATGTGCATCCTCTGCGATCCGTAGAGATGAAACAGCCTGCGCCGCAATGAGCCCAGCTGCAAATCCGGTGGTACCCCAACCTCCATCCTCACAAAATGATTCAGGGTACTCTCTTCCATAAGGCCCAGAAGAGAGCGACCATTCACTGTTCCCTATGCCGCCCAACTTGTATCCCGATCTGTAAGCACTGGACACCCACCCAATCCTTTCGAGTGAACACTTTGCAGAGTCTTGATAAGGAAAGCGTGCCCTCCTTCCACCCATAAATAGGTCAGCGTCGCCAGGACAACTCCAACGATTGAACACTTGATCTTTGTTCAGAACAATTTCACATGTTTCATCTGAGTCTTCTTCACCAAGTAGGACATGCAACGCAACAGCCTCGGCAATTGCAGCACCTTCTTCATCAAGCCTCTGttgctcttctttcttcttctgttttttcttttctagttCAGAAATGATGGCTGCTGAAGTAGCAAGGGCTTTCTCCAAGCGcctcttctttttctcagcCTGCTTTTGACGATCCAATTCGTCCTTCACCTGCTTTTTCTTAACTTTTCTCACAACAGGTTGCAATTTATTACACTCCATGTTATCCATTCAACTAACAACCTCCAAAACGTTGCCTTTGTTTAACTTGCCGAGAATTCCCCTAAAGTGTATACATTTTCCTATAACTGTGTTCCcttaattttctatattagtaaataaacttaattatcttcttGTTGAAAACTAATATAATTACTATAATCCTAACAACTACACCCACTCAGGTCCGTAAGAGTACCTCATTTTGCGAATGATGCAATCCCAAACAGAAACAACAGGTGACAACCGAAGGGAAAACCGAT contains the following coding sequences:
- the LOC137733421 gene encoding deSI-like protein At4g17486; the protein is MAEVVLHIYDVTNSGSDKTNSTILQINKIFKDGIGLGGIFHSAVQVYGEDEWSFGYCEQGSGVFSCPSGKNPMYTYRESIVLGTTDCSIFKVNQILRELSREWPGYSYDLLAKNCNHFCDELCERLGVPKLPGWVNRFAHAGDAAMEVAGNTAVRFRQAKTEIVTASKVAYRFLVGVTNNATASPESAGNSNRGAPRFQAAWFKNLITTGAKPSSSSDLETKEEDALRQHQQPDAEPPLQQNSRTWQSM
- the LOC137733422 gene encoding uncharacterized protein, encoding MDNMECNKLQPVVRKVKKKQVKDELDRQKQAEKKKRRLEKALATSAAIISELEKKKQKKKEEQQRLDEEGAAIAEAVALHVLLGEEDSDETCEIVLNKDQVFNRWSCPGDADLFMGGRRARFPYQDSAKCSLERIGWVSSAYRSGYKLGGIGNSEWSLSSGPYGREYPESFCEDGGWGTTGFAAGLIAAQAVSSLRIAEDAHEGTLVLDGMLRR